The DNA window acatgttgtCAGTCAGgttgacatacatgtaggtcAACCATCAAAGTTAAGACtaaaaaattaatgtgttttaaaacgtatattgttgattttaaaatcattggAAACCTTGTGTAAGTAAATAAAGAATAAGGCGTTTATAAACAACGGTAGCCGCTATATTTTCTAGAAATGTGgtacaatatatttttgaaacttGAATGGGTTACCATGGAATATTCTATATCAAAGTAAAAGCCATTACATACCATACATGACAATTCATTTATGTTGCTATACATACAAAGGTTAAGTATTCTTCTTTACTGTCTTTGTCAATAAAAGAtcctttaaaaaagattaattagACAATAGGGGCAATCACGGTTACTAAGGCAATCACGGTTACTAGGCAATCACGGTTACTAGGGCAATCACGGTTACTAGGACAATCACGGTTACTAGGACAATCACGGTTACTAGGACAATCACGGTTACTAGGACAATCATGGTTACTAGTATTTGGACTGTTCGTTCCTTgttacttttttttgcaaaactaTCTAGACTTTTATTCCCAATGATTGGAGTCTTTATTATACGTTGTAAAATacaatgaatacaaaaaaaaaaaaatcattgaagtcacttattttaaaaactctatAGCAAGGCTAGAATCATTCTGTCGATTGATGATAAATatttctcaaaagttttttgctttgtttccaAAATATCAGTTTCTATGTTTTTGTTggtttcttttttgtttgtttgttttgttttgttttgtttttgtttttgtttttgctgcACAgccattaaaataaatgaaaataatttcatgatgattcaaaaagaaatcaagacatttaagaaaaaaccCTGACATTAATGTGATTAACAAACTTAGCTGAAATGCGTACAGTTTGTCCTAAAATTATCTAGAAATTGTCATTTTTCTGTCTTAAAACTGTATTAACACGGAGAAGGGGCAAAAGCGGCAAATTGGAAGAAAATCGTTGAGAATACTTACCAacgatttttttatatacagagAGAAATGATTAAAATGTTGAACTATTTTCTTTGTTCTTACTCTCTAGCACTGAACCGTCATTTGTATAGAGTTACAAAGACAActttaccgaattgtttacgAGTAATATATAAGAAGTGTTTCAGAAAAGTTGTAAATTAATAGTGAATTTACAAGGAAGAGACATGAGACAAATGaatagatgtaaataaaaaaaaaggggaaGGGGTGTGGCTGTTATGTTAGCTTCCTGTCCTTTACGATAGACTTTATCCTATCGAAtgaaatacatataaatatgaacATGACTGTGTACGTCATGTGTATAATACATCTGATATAAAGTACACAACCAAGGACACTTCCCCCGTGTAGTCCTAATAACATTACCACAACATGTCGGATTAATGAGGCTCGgcaattaaacatttttgtttatgaaCTACAGATCTCATTTCTAATTAATTATGCAAAACCACAGCCATTAATAATCCGCTTCCGCGTTACTTACAAAGACGGGTTCGGAATTTTACAACGACATTGACGCACTTTTTGCCGGGAATTTGTTTTATGcagatttataatttgtttgattACGTCAAATTGTcgtttttaattaatgaaatttgcAGGACCGGAGCATATGTCATCAGCAATGTTCCCGGTTTTTCTATTTTTGGTACAATACGACAAAACATTATCACCATATCCTTGAATATGTGTTTGTTTGTGCATTGTGAATcccttaattaatattttaagaaagaATGTTTTACAATCTTACGTAATTCATCgtaaaaataatgataacaaataataaaagataTGCGAAAATTGTTACAACTAAGCTATACAATGTACTTAccataattatcagaaattaatttcaatttataaGAATAGTTAGAGAGTTTTGAGATTTCAACTTAtctatttgataaaattatattaattatgtgAAACCAGCATAAGTatttaggtacatgtaccaattgATTTAATTTCTATGAGAAATCATGTTGACTTCACACGGATGAAAGAGAACTTTGCATTTAAACGACAAGATAGTTAGCAATGTTAGGGAGATACTAGAAATCAATTATCAATTCAAAAGATTACGTAATGATATTCAAATGTTGTTTTCCGTAACATTGAATAATGTGAATTCAAAgcttagattttaaaaaaaacccaacacaaAACATAATCGCCTATAGATTTGGTTAAAAAGCTGTTGCTTTCGAATACAATGAAATTTTCATCTTTGAagtataaacatacatgtaatgcatgCTGTACGCTATATGATGCACAGTCCTACATTTCTGGTTAGAACTGTAAGAACTTTCTATCAAACAGAACATGTCTAGGATATTTGTTTGTAATGTTTGACCAGAgacatatttatgtctctggtctGTCAGCTGTAAGCGTCTACACTCCGAGACTGCTGACAACATTAATTAGTATGTTTTAAAAGGTTACGTCAAATCATTGTCAAGGAATTAAAAGATATCTTCGATTTAAGAAACTTCAAATTTCAGTGGATACATCGTTGATATGAACAACTTGAAGTCGCAGATGTAGCCTAAATTCTTGTTAAAATAAGTGAATTGCaacagtttcttttttatttaatttttgttcaaagCTAACATTATTGtaatcatgtacatataatgGTATCCATTCTAGAAATCCCGAACTTTAGAAGTTGACTCATTTGAGAACCTTTAGTAAGgcataaataaatacaatgtgAAAGCACTTAAATCGTTCCATGCCATTTTTGAATATGTCCATGCAcattataaaacttgataataAAATCAGACAAAAATACTGTTTCTGTCCCGTCGGCCATAATCACGAGCACCAGCCATATCGCAGTGCGCATGTGCGATAGACTGGGGAGAATTCAGACACGGTCATTTTTTCGGAGATCCACTCCGGGTTGACTGTGAAGTCCTTGTGGAGCACGTACTTTGTGTTTGTGTAGAACATACCCCTGGGGGAGTAGATGTAATGGTCCCTGTCATCCCAGTCGGCAGGGGGCGCCACCCAGTCCGAGGAGAGCGCGAACGCGGGTCTCTGTGGAACGAccctgaaaaaaataatgatgcaGTTGCAATTTTAGTCCAAGCGAGACAACTCGCTCTACAGATCATTATTGaaatgaatgaatatttaaaatatgcatatgGGCTTAAAAAGGATTTTTCCAGCCCccttatatatatacacataatgatttttttgatTTAACAAATAGAGGAAGATTACCGTCCTTTCTAAAAAGAACGAACTACTATAGTATATTTGACTTAGTAGAGGCGAATTTAAACGTCGAGCCGGGgctaaattttagaaataaaaaaagttaaatactttttgatttCGTTTTTCCATCCCTGTATGCTCTTGGCCCTGTACGTTTTATTGGAGGGTTCCTTTGACCGCCGGTCAATAAAGTGAGGGATAGGCTCGGAGCTCCGGAGGAGGGCGTCTATCTTGATGGGGGAGCGGTTCACCCGCTGTATGACACACGGGTACTCGGGACTTCCGGCCCTTGACTTCAGGTGTGAGGGGCTCAATCCGTCTGAATTTGCTCCTATTTTGCCAGTGACATCTTTTTTGGAGGACAGCGGGGGTAGTGTTTTTGAGCGTCTGAATGTTAAATCTGAAGATGCGTTTTCTCTGAATGTTCTCCTAATCTGTTCCGTTTCTGTAACGAGATAATAcgtataataaaagaaaaagttgtACTCCATTTATCGAATTCTCTGTTGTATTAGAAACCAAGTCCCTATGAACACTGTTTTCTTGATTTTGACAGCACCACCCAAAAGCCTGATCTCCTGGTGGGTTTGAACCTGCGACCCAGGGATCAGTCTATTCTCGCATTATCACtggtgtgagatcggtttgtccggtgtgagacagcagtgtgagatttttctgtcttacactgtgtattactccgccgttttaaaacgtaaacaaacgttgtctgctgtagggaaat is part of the Crassostrea angulata isolate pt1a10 chromosome 3, ASM2561291v2, whole genome shotgun sequence genome and encodes:
- the LOC128178431 gene encoding uncharacterized protein LOC128178431 isoform X2 — encoded protein: MSVTPWIRLKSPEQAGLDSANDVLDYPPKSSRSADERQKMEVKRRETEQIRRTFRENASSDLTFRRSKTLPPLSSKKDVTGKIGANSDGLSPSHLKSRAGSPEYPCVIQRVNRSPIKIDALLRSSEPIPHFIDRRSKEPSNKTYRAKSIQGWKNEIKKVVPQRPAFALSSDWVAPPADWDDRDHYIYSPRGMFYTNTKYVLHKDFTVNPEWISEKMTVSEFSPVYRTCALRYGWCS
- the LOC128178431 gene encoding uncharacterized protein LOC128178431 isoform X3: MEETGILHSRFLKQANDVLDYPPKSSRSADERQKMEVKRRETEQIRRTFRENASSDLTFRRSKTLPPLSSKKDVTGKIGANSDGLSPSHLKSRAGSPEYPCVIQRVNRSPIKIDALLRSSEPIPHFIDRRSKEPSNKTYRAKSIQGWKNEIKKVVPQRPAFALSSDWVAPPADWDDRDHYIYSPRGMFYTNTKYVLHKDFTVNPEWISEKMTVSEFSPVYRTCALRYGWCS
- the LOC128178431 gene encoding uncharacterized protein LOC128178431 isoform X4, with the translated sequence MEETGANDVLDYPPKSSRSADERQKMEVKRRETEQIRRTFRENASSDLTFRRSKTLPPLSSKKDVTGKIGANSDGLSPSHLKSRAGSPEYPCVIQRVNRSPIKIDALLRSSEPIPHFIDRRSKEPSNKTYRAKSIQGWKNEIKKVVPQRPAFALSSDWVAPPADWDDRDHYIYSPRGMFYTNTKYVLHKDFTVNPEWISEKMTVSEFSPVYRTCALRYGWCS
- the LOC128178431 gene encoding uncharacterized protein LOC128178431 isoform X1 translates to MSVTPWIRLKSPEQAGLDSVSRLTLSGYLSVRASSRANDVLDYPPKSSRSADERQKMEVKRRETEQIRRTFRENASSDLTFRRSKTLPPLSSKKDVTGKIGANSDGLSPSHLKSRAGSPEYPCVIQRVNRSPIKIDALLRSSEPIPHFIDRRSKEPSNKTYRAKSIQGWKNEIKKVVPQRPAFALSSDWVAPPADWDDRDHYIYSPRGMFYTNTKYVLHKDFTVNPEWISEKMTVSEFSPVYRTCALRYGWCS